The following proteins come from a genomic window of Solwaraspora sp. WMMA2065:
- the rpsC gene encoding 30S ribosomal protein S3, translated as MGQKVHPHGFRLGISTDWKSRWYAEKLYKDYIAEDVKIRRMMSSGLERAGISKVDIERTRDRVRVDIHTARPGIVIGRKGAEADRIRGKLEKLTGKQVQLNILEVKSPESDAQLVAQGVAEQLASRVSFRRAMRKAMQSAMKNPIVKGIRVQVSGRLGGAEMSRTEFYREGRVPLHTLRANIEYGFFEARTTFGRIGVKVWIYKGDAVPGREAPAEAPSRPRRERPDRPRRGRSGSSGTTAGGTEAGRAAAAEISGGPSTTTSSAAPADAAPATPAASAGADSSAQEG; from the coding sequence ATGGGTCAGAAAGTTCACCCGCACGGGTTCCGGCTCGGCATCTCGACCGACTGGAAGTCGCGCTGGTACGCGGAGAAGCTGTACAAGGACTACATCGCCGAGGACGTCAAGATCCGCCGGATGATGTCCAGCGGCCTCGAGCGGGCCGGTATCTCCAAGGTCGACATCGAGCGGACCCGCGACCGGGTCCGGGTCGACATCCACACCGCCCGCCCGGGCATCGTCATCGGCCGTAAGGGCGCCGAGGCGGACCGGATCCGGGGCAAGCTGGAGAAGCTCACCGGCAAGCAGGTGCAGCTCAACATCCTCGAGGTGAAGAGCCCCGAGTCGGACGCACAGCTGGTCGCGCAGGGCGTCGCCGAGCAGTTGGCCAGCCGGGTCAGCTTCCGGCGGGCGATGCGTAAGGCCATGCAGTCGGCGATGAAGAACCCGATCGTCAAGGGCATCCGGGTGCAGGTCTCCGGCCGGCTCGGCGGTGCGGAGATGAGCCGTACCGAGTTCTACCGCGAGGGTCGGGTGCCGCTGCACACGCTGCGGGCCAACATCGAGTACGGCTTCTTCGAGGCCCGGACCACCTTTGGCCGGATCGGCGTCAAGGTGTGGATCTACAAGGGCGACGCGGTCCCGGGGCGGGAGGCTCCGGCCGAGGCGCCCAGCCGTCCCCGCCGGGAGCGGCCGGACCGGCCCCGTCGCGGGCGTTCCGGCTCCAGCGGGACGACCGCCGGTGGTACCGAGGCTGGCCGGGCGGCCGCCGCGGAGATCTCCGGTGGCCCGTCGACCACGACCAGCAGTGCCGCGCCGGCTGATGCCGCGCCGGCCACTCCGGCCGCTTCGGCCGGAGCGGACAGCTCAGCGCAGGAGGGCTGA
- the rplC gene encoding 50S ribosomal protein L3, producing MDRQVKGILGAKLGMTQVWDNNRVVPVTVVQAGPCVVTQVRTADKDGYSAVQLAFGAVDPRKVNKPESGHFAKSGVAPRRHLVELRTTDASEYELGQEITVEAFEPGARIDVTGRTKGKGFAGVMKRHGFHGLRASHGVERKHRSPGSIGACATPGRVFKGVKMAGRMGSVRYTVQNLTVQAVDPDSNLLLVKGAIPGPAGALILVRSAAKAQAKKGGAAK from the coding sequence ATGGACAGGCAAGTGAAGGGCATCCTGGGCGCCAAGCTCGGCATGACCCAGGTCTGGGACAACAACCGGGTCGTCCCGGTGACGGTGGTGCAGGCCGGCCCGTGCGTGGTGACCCAGGTGCGGACCGCCGACAAGGACGGTTACTCCGCGGTCCAGCTCGCGTTCGGCGCGGTCGACCCGCGCAAGGTGAACAAGCCGGAATCCGGTCACTTCGCCAAGTCCGGCGTGGCGCCGCGGCGGCACCTGGTCGAGCTGCGCACCACGGACGCCAGCGAGTACGAGCTGGGTCAGGAGATCACCGTCGAGGCCTTCGAGCCGGGTGCCCGGATCGACGTCACCGGCCGGACCAAGGGCAAGGGATTCGCCGGTGTCATGAAGCGGCACGGCTTCCACGGCCTGCGGGCCAGCCACGGTGTCGAGCGTAAGCACCGCTCGCCCGGCTCGATCGGCGCCTGCGCGACCCCGGGACGCGTCTTCAAGGGCGTCAAGATGGCCGGCCGCATGGGCAGCGTGCGCTACACCGTGCAGAACCTCACCGTGCAGGCGGTCGACCCGGACAGCAACCTGCTGCTCGTCAAGGGCGCCATCCCGGGTCCGGCCGGCGCGCTGATCCTGGTCCGCAGCGCGGCGAAGGCGCAGGCGAAGAAGGGCGGTGCCGCCAAATGA
- the rpsG gene encoding 30S ribosomal protein S7 yields the protein MPRKGPAPRRPLVADPVYNSPLVTQLVNKILLRGKRQLAERIVYGALEGCREKSGTDPVVTLKRAMDNVKPTLEVRSRRVGGATYQVPVEVRPSRATTLGLRWLVQYSKARREKTMIERLMNELLDASNGLGAAVKRREDTHKMAESNKAFAHYRW from the coding sequence ATGCCGCGTAAGGGCCCTGCTCCGCGTCGTCCCCTGGTCGCGGACCCGGTGTACAACTCCCCGCTGGTGACCCAGCTGGTCAACAAGATCCTGCTGCGGGGCAAGCGTCAGCTCGCCGAGCGGATCGTCTACGGCGCCCTGGAGGGCTGCCGGGAGAAGTCCGGCACCGACCCGGTCGTCACCCTCAAGCGCGCCATGGACAACGTGAAGCCGACCCTGGAGGTCCGCAGCCGCCGGGTCGGTGGCGCGACGTACCAGGTGCCGGTCGAGGTCCGCCCGTCCCGGGCGACCACCCTCGGGCTGCGCTGGCTGGTCCAGTACTCCAAGGCCCGCCGGGAGAAGACGATGATCGAGCGGCTGATGAACGAGCTGCTGGACGCGAGCAACGGTCTCGGCGCGGCGGTCAAGCGCCGCGAGGACACCCACAAGATGGCGGAGTCCAACAAGGCCTTCGCTCACTACCGCTGGTAG
- the tuf gene encoding elongation factor Tu — protein MAKAKFERTKPHVNIGTIGHIDHGKTTLTAAITKVLHDRMPDLNPYTPFDEIDKAPEEKARGITISIAHVEYQTEARHYAHVDCPGHADYIKNMITGAAQMDGAILVVAATDGPMPQTREHVLLARQVGVPYIVVALNKSDMVDDEELLELVELEVRELLSAQEYPGDDLPVVRVSALKALEGDEEWSDKLMELMNAVDTAIPQPERETEKPFLMPIEDVFTITGRGTVVTGRAERGVLKPNEEVEIVGIREKSMKTTCTGIEMFRKLLDEARAGENVGLLLRGIKREDVERGMVVIKPGTTTPHTEFEATVYILSKEEGGRHTPFFQNYRPQFYFRTTDVTGVVTLPEGTEMVMPGDNTSMSVKLIQPIAMEENLKFAIREGGRTVGAGRVTKIIK, from the coding sequence GTGGCGAAGGCGAAGTTCGAGCGGACTAAGCCGCACGTCAACATCGGCACCATTGGTCACATCGACCACGGTAAGACGACGCTGACGGCGGCCATCACCAAGGTCCTGCACGACAGGATGCCGGACCTCAACCCGTACACGCCGTTCGACGAGATCGACAAGGCGCCGGAGGAGAAGGCCCGCGGCATCACGATCTCGATCGCGCACGTCGAGTACCAGACCGAGGCGCGGCACTACGCGCACGTCGACTGCCCCGGGCACGCCGACTACATCAAGAACATGATCACCGGTGCCGCGCAGATGGACGGCGCGATCCTGGTGGTCGCGGCGACCGACGGCCCGATGCCGCAGACCCGCGAGCACGTGCTGCTGGCCCGTCAGGTCGGCGTCCCGTACATCGTCGTGGCGCTCAACAAGAGCGACATGGTCGACGACGAGGAGCTGCTCGAGCTGGTCGAGCTCGAGGTCCGTGAGTTGCTGTCGGCCCAGGAGTACCCGGGCGACGACCTGCCGGTGGTTCGGGTCTCCGCGCTGAAGGCGCTGGAGGGCGACGAGGAGTGGTCCGACAAGCTCATGGAGCTGATGAACGCGGTCGACACCGCGATCCCGCAGCCCGAGCGGGAGACCGAGAAGCCGTTCCTGATGCCGATCGAGGACGTCTTCACGATCACCGGTCGGGGCACCGTGGTGACCGGTCGCGCCGAGCGTGGCGTGCTCAAGCCGAACGAGGAGGTGGAGATCGTCGGCATCCGCGAGAAGTCGATGAAGACCACCTGCACCGGTATCGAGATGTTCCGCAAGCTGCTCGACGAGGCGCGGGCCGGTGAGAACGTCGGTCTGCTGCTGCGTGGTATCAAGCGCGAGGACGTCGAGCGCGGCATGGTGGTCATCAAGCCGGGTACCACCACCCCGCACACGGAGTTCGAGGCGACGGTCTACATCCTCTCCAAGGAGGAGGGTGGCCGGCACACCCCGTTCTTCCAGAACTACCGTCCGCAGTTCTACTTCCGGACCACCGACGTGACCGGTGTGGTCACGCTGCCGGAGGGCACCGAGATGGTCATGCCCGGTGACAACACCTCGATGAGCGTGAAGCTGATCCAGCCGATCGCCATGGAGGAGAACCTGAAGTTCGCGATTCGGGAGGGTGGCCGCACCGTCGGCGCCGGCCGGGTCACCAAGATCATCAAGTGA
- the rpsL gene encoding 30S ribosomal protein S12 → MPTIQQLVRKGRQDKTSKTKTPALKGSPQRRGVCTRVYTTTPKKPNSALRKVARVKLSSQIEVTAYIPGVGHNLQEHSIVLVRGGRVKDLPGVRYKIVRGSLDTQGVRNRKQARSRYGAKKEKS, encoded by the coding sequence GTGCCAACGATCCAGCAGCTGGTCCGCAAGGGCCGCCAGGACAAGACGAGCAAGACCAAGACGCCGGCGCTCAAGGGCAGCCCGCAGCGTCGTGGCGTGTGCACCCGTGTGTACACCACCACCCCCAAGAAGCCGAACTCCGCGCTGCGCAAGGTCGCTCGGGTGAAGCTGAGCAGCCAGATCGAGGTGACCGCCTACATCCCCGGCGTCGGCCACAACCTGCAGGAGCACTCCATCGTGCTGGTGCGCGGCGGCCGGGTAAAGGACCTCCCGGGCGTCCGCTACAAGATCGTCCGCGGTTCGCTGGACACCCAGGGTGTCCGCAACCGCAAGCAGGCTCGCAGCCGCTACGGCGCGAAGAAGGAGAAGAGCTGA
- the rplW gene encoding 50S ribosomal protein L23, which translates to MSTIADPRDIIVAPVVSEKSYAELNRNWYTFLVHPDANKTQIKIAIQQIFDVRVLTVNTLNREGKRKRTRTGFGQRKATKRAMVKLADGDRIEAFGGPVS; encoded by the coding sequence GTGAGCACGATTGCCGACCCGCGCGACATCATCGTGGCGCCGGTGGTCTCGGAGAAGAGCTACGCCGAGCTCAACCGGAACTGGTACACGTTCCTGGTCCACCCGGACGCCAACAAGACCCAGATCAAGATCGCGATCCAGCAGATCTTCGACGTCCGCGTGCTGACCGTGAACACGCTCAACCGCGAGGGCAAGCGCAAGCGCACCCGGACCGGCTTCGGTCAGCGTAAGGCGACCAAGCGGGCGATGGTGAAGCTGGCCGACGGTGACCGTATCGAGGCCTTCGGCGGCCCGGTCAGCTGA
- the fusA gene encoding elongation factor G, with product MAAVDALAKVRNIGIMAHIDAGKTTTTERILFYTGITYKIGEVHEGAAVMDWMEQEQERGITITSAATKCEWKGHTIQIIDTPGHVDFTVEVERSLRVLDGAVAVYDGVAGVEPQTENVWRQADKYKVPRMCFVNKLDRTGADFFRCVQMMVDRLNATPLVLQIPIGLESGHIGVVDLVEMRALTWRGETMKGEDYAVEEIPADLTDSAAEWREKLLETLADVDDSIMEKYLEGEELSVEEIKAAIRRATLADKGNPVLCGSAFKNKGVQPMLDAVVDYLPSPLDVPAIEGTATDGETPMLRKPSTTEPFSGLAFKIQTDRHLGKLTYVRVYSGTLDSGSQVINSTKDRKERIGKIYQMHANKREERATAIAGDIIAVQGLKQTTTGDTLSDPANPVILESMTFPEPVIEVAIEPKTKADQEKLSTAIQRLAEEDPTFRVKNDEETGQTVIAGMGELHLDILVDRMRREFNVEANIGKPQVAYRETIRRKVEKVEYTHKKQTGGSGQYARVIISLEPLPLDNEAPTYEFANAVTGGRVPREFIPSVDAGAQDAMQYGILAGFPLVGVKLTLVDGQYHEVDSSEMAFKIAGSMALKEAARRADPALLEPMMAVEVTSPEENMGDVIGDLNSRRGIIQAMEERGGARVVRALVPLSEMFGYVGDLRSKTQGRASYSMQFDSYAEVPQSVAKEIIAKATGE from the coding sequence GTGGCCGCCGTAGACGCGCTCGCCAAGGTACGCAACATCGGCATCATGGCGCACATCGATGCCGGTAAGACCACGACCACTGAGCGGATCCTGTTCTACACCGGTATCACGTACAAGATCGGTGAGGTCCACGAGGGCGCTGCCGTCATGGACTGGATGGAACAGGAGCAGGAGCGGGGCATCACCATCACCTCCGCCGCCACCAAGTGTGAGTGGAAGGGCCACACGATCCAGATCATCGACACGCCGGGCCACGTCGACTTCACGGTAGAGGTCGAGCGGTCGTTGCGGGTGCTCGATGGGGCGGTCGCAGTCTACGACGGCGTGGCCGGCGTGGAGCCGCAGACCGAGAACGTGTGGCGGCAGGCGGACAAGTACAAGGTCCCCCGGATGTGCTTCGTCAACAAGCTCGACCGGACCGGGGCCGACTTCTTCCGCTGCGTGCAGATGATGGTCGACCGGCTCAACGCCACCCCGCTGGTGCTGCAGATCCCGATCGGCCTCGAGAGCGGCCACATCGGTGTCGTCGACCTGGTCGAGATGCGGGCGCTCACCTGGCGTGGCGAGACGATGAAGGGTGAGGACTACGCGGTCGAGGAGATCCCGGCCGACCTCACCGACTCGGCCGCCGAGTGGCGGGAGAAGCTGCTGGAGACCCTCGCCGACGTGGACGACTCCATCATGGAGAAGTACCTCGAGGGTGAGGAGTTGTCGGTCGAGGAGATCAAGGCGGCGATCCGCCGGGCCACCCTCGCCGACAAGGGCAACCCGGTGCTGTGCGGTTCGGCGTTCAAGAACAAGGGCGTCCAGCCGATGCTGGACGCGGTGGTCGACTACCTGCCGTCGCCGCTGGACGTGCCGGCGATCGAGGGCACCGCGACGGACGGCGAGACCCCGATGCTGCGGAAGCCGTCGACGACGGAGCCGTTCTCCGGCCTCGCGTTCAAGATCCAGACCGACCGGCACCTCGGTAAGTTGACCTACGTACGGGTCTACTCCGGCACGCTGGACTCCGGGTCCCAGGTGATCAACTCCACCAAGGACCGCAAGGAGCGGATCGGCAAGATCTACCAGATGCACGCGAACAAGCGTGAGGAGCGGGCGACCGCGATCGCCGGCGACATCATCGCCGTCCAGGGCCTGAAGCAGACCACCACCGGCGACACCCTGTCCGACCCGGCGAACCCGGTCATCCTGGAGTCGATGACGTTCCCGGAGCCGGTCATCGAGGTGGCGATCGAGCCCAAGACAAAGGCCGACCAGGAGAAGCTCTCCACCGCTATCCAGCGGCTGGCCGAGGAGGACCCGACCTTCCGCGTCAAGAACGACGAGGAGACCGGGCAGACGGTCATCGCCGGCATGGGCGAGCTGCACCTGGACATCCTGGTCGACCGGATGCGCCGCGAGTTCAACGTCGAGGCCAACATCGGCAAGCCGCAGGTGGCGTACCGGGAGACCATCCGCCGGAAGGTGGAGAAGGTCGAGTACACCCACAAGAAGCAGACCGGTGGGTCCGGCCAGTACGCCCGGGTGATCATCAGTCTCGAGCCGCTGCCGCTGGACAACGAGGCGCCGACCTACGAGTTCGCCAACGCGGTGACCGGTGGCCGGGTGCCGCGGGAGTTCATCCCGTCGGTCGACGCCGGTGCCCAGGACGCCATGCAGTACGGCATCCTCGCCGGCTTCCCGCTGGTCGGGGTCAAGCTGACCCTGGTCGACGGGCAGTACCACGAGGTCGACTCGTCCGAGATGGCGTTCAAGATCGCCGGCTCGATGGCGCTCAAGGAGGCCGCCCGTCGGGCGGATCCTGCGCTGCTCGAGCCGATGATGGCCGTTGAGGTCACCTCTCCCGAGGAGAACATGGGTGACGTCATCGGCGACCTCAACTCCCGGCGTGGCATCATCCAGGCGATGGAGGAGCGCGGCGGAGCCCGCGTCGTCCGTGCCCTGGTGCCACTGTCGGAGATGTTCGGCTACGTCGGCGACCTGCGGTCGAAGACCCAGGGCCGGGCGAGCTACAGCATGCAGTTCGACTCCTACGCCGAAGTGCCGCAGAGCGTGGCGAAGGAGATCATCGCGAAGGCGACGGGCGAGTAA
- the rplP gene encoding 50S ribosomal protein L16 — MLIPRKPPKGFRKPHHPSRTGAAKGGTRVVFGEFGIQALEPAYVTNRQIESARIAMTRHIKRGGKVWITVFPDQALTKKPAETRMGSGKGSPEWWVANIKPGRVLFEMSFPNEQIAREAMRRAIHKLPMKCRIVTREVGES; from the coding sequence ATGCTGATCCCGCGCAAGCCCCCGAAGGGCTTCCGCAAGCCGCATCACCCGAGCCGTACTGGCGCCGCCAAGGGCGGCACCCGGGTGGTGTTCGGCGAGTTCGGTATCCAGGCGCTCGAGCCGGCGTATGTGACCAACCGTCAGATCGAGTCGGCCCGTATCGCCATGACCCGCCACATCAAGCGTGGTGGCAAGGTCTGGATCACGGTCTTCCCCGACCAGGCGTTGACCAAGAAGCCGGCCGAGACCCGGATGGGGTCCGGTAAGGGCTCGCCCGAGTGGTGGGTCGCCAACATCAAGCCGGGACGGGTGCTCTTCGAGATGTCCTTCCCGAACGAGCAGATCGCGCGTGAGGCGATGCGTCGTGCGATCCACAAGCTCCCGATGAAGTGCCGCATCGTGACGCGCGAAGTGGGTGAAAGCTGA
- the rplD gene encoding 50S ribosomal protein L4 has protein sequence MTTVDVINPEGAKSGTVDLPGEVFDVQANIALMHQVVVAQLAAARQGTHKTKTRGEVAGGGKKPYKQKGTGRARQGSIRAPQFAGGGVVHGPVPRDYSQRTPKKMKAAALRGALSDRARSGQLHVVEAFVTGEQPSTKSALATLRKVSSAKRVLVVLSATDELNWLSLRNLRNSTPLVHLIEVGQLNTYDVLVADDVVFTKGALDEFLGVPAQTEEGDK, from the coding sequence ATGACGACCGTTGACGTCATCAACCCCGAGGGTGCCAAGAGCGGCACCGTCGACCTGCCGGGCGAGGTCTTCGACGTACAGGCCAACATCGCCCTGATGCACCAGGTCGTGGTCGCCCAGCTCGCCGCCGCGCGGCAGGGCACCCACAAGACCAAGACCCGTGGCGAGGTCGCCGGCGGCGGCAAGAAGCCGTACAAGCAGAAGGGCACCGGCCGCGCCCGGCAGGGCTCGATCCGCGCGCCGCAGTTCGCCGGCGGTGGCGTGGTGCACGGCCCGGTCCCGCGCGACTACAGCCAGCGGACCCCCAAGAAGATGAAGGCCGCCGCGCTGCGCGGTGCCCTCTCCGACCGGGCGCGCTCCGGGCAGCTGCACGTCGTGGAGGCGTTCGTCACCGGTGAGCAGCCGTCGACCAAGAGTGCGCTGGCCACGCTGCGCAAGGTCAGCTCCGCCAAGCGGGTGCTGGTCGTGCTCAGCGCGACCGACGAGCTCAACTGGCTGTCGCTGCGCAACCTGCGCAACAGCACGCCGCTGGTGCACCTCATCGAAGTGGGTCAGCTCAACACGTACGACGTGCTGGTCGCCGACGACGTGGTCTTCACCAAGGGAGCTCTCGACGAGTTCCTCGGTGTTCCGGCGCAGACCGAGGAGGGCGACAAGTGA
- the rplB gene encoding 50S ribosomal protein L2 gives MPIRKYKPTTPGRRGSSVADFAEITRSTPEKSLLVPLPKKGGRNTHGRITARHHGGGHKRQYRLIDFKRVDKDGVPAKVAHIEYDPNRTARIALLHYADGEKRYIIAPKDLKQGDAVESGPGADIKPGNNLPLRNIPVGSTIHGVELRPGGGAKLARSAGTGIQLLGREGAYATLRMPSGEIRRVDVRCRATIGEIGNADQSNINWGKAGRMRWKGKRPTVRGVAMNPVDHPHGGGEGKTSGGRHPVNPKGKPEGRTRRKGQPSDRLIVRRRYATRKRG, from the coding sequence ATGCCAATCCGTAAGTACAAGCCGACGACGCCGGGCCGCCGTGGTTCGTCCGTCGCCGACTTCGCCGAGATCACCCGGTCCACACCGGAGAAGTCGTTGCTGGTGCCGCTGCCCAAGAAGGGCGGTCGGAACACGCACGGCCGGATCACCGCCCGGCACCACGGCGGTGGACACAAGCGCCAGTACCGGCTGATCGACTTCAAGCGGGTCGACAAGGACGGCGTACCGGCCAAGGTCGCGCACATCGAGTACGACCCGAACCGGACCGCCCGGATCGCGCTGCTGCACTACGCCGACGGCGAGAAGCGCTACATCATCGCGCCGAAGGACCTGAAGCAGGGCGACGCCGTTGAGTCCGGCCCCGGCGCCGACATCAAGCCCGGCAACAATCTGCCGCTGCGCAACATCCCGGTCGGTTCCACCATCCATGGTGTGGAGCTGCGACCGGGTGGCGGTGCCAAGCTGGCCCGCTCGGCCGGCACCGGCATCCAGCTGCTCGGCCGGGAGGGTGCCTACGCGACGCTGCGGATGCCCTCCGGCGAGATCCGCCGGGTCGACGTGCGCTGCCGGGCCACCATCGGTGAGATCGGCAACGCCGACCAGTCAAACATCAACTGGGGCAAGGCGGGCCGCATGCGGTGGAAGGGCAAGCGCCCGACCGTCCGTGGCGTCGCGATGAACCCGGTCGACCACCCGCACGGTGGTGGTGAGGGCAAGACCTCCGGTGGTCGCCACCCGGTGAACCCGAAGGGCAAGCCGGAGGGCCGGACCCGTCGTAAGGGCCAGCCGAGTGACCGGCTGATCGTCCGCCGCCGCTACGCCACCCGCAAGCGCGGCTAG
- the rpsJ gene encoding 30S ribosomal protein S10: protein MAGQKIRIRLKAYDHEVVDSSARKIVETVTRTGAQVAGPVPLPTEINRFCVIRSPHKYKDSREHFEMRTHKRLIDIIDPTPKTVDSLMRLDLPAGVDIEIKL, encoded by the coding sequence ATGGCGGGACAAAAGATCCGCATCCGGCTCAAGGCCTATGACCACGAGGTCGTGGACTCCTCGGCGCGGAAGATCGTCGAGACGGTGACGCGCACCGGCGCTCAGGTCGCAGGCCCGGTGCCGCTGCCCACTGAGATCAACCGTTTCTGCGTCATCCGTTCGCCGCACAAGTACAAGGACTCGCGCGAGCACTTCGAGATGCGCACGCACAAGCGTCTGATCGACATCATCGACCCGACTCCGAAGACGGTCGATTCGCTGATGCGCCTCGACCTGCCGGCTGGCGTCGACATCGAGATCAAGCTGTAG
- the rpsS gene encoding 30S ribosomal protein S19, translated as MPRSLKKGPFVDDHLMKKVETQNDKGSKNVIKTWSRRSTITPEMLGHTIAVHDGRKHVPVFITESMVGHKLGEFALTRTFKGHEKDDRKSRRR; from the coding sequence ATGCCTCGCAGCCTGAAGAAGGGCCCGTTCGTCGACGACCACCTGATGAAGAAGGTGGAGACGCAGAACGACAAGGGCTCCAAGAACGTCATCAAGACCTGGTCGCGGCGCTCGACGATCACCCCGGAGATGCTCGGGCACACGATCGCCGTGCACGACGGGCGCAAGCACGTCCCGGTGTTCATCACCGAGTCGATGGTCGGGCACAAGCTCGGCGAGTTTGCCCTGACCCGCACCTTCAAGGGTCACGAGAAGGACGACCGCAAGAGCCGTCGGCGCTGA